In Quercus robur chromosome 10, dhQueRobu3.1, whole genome shotgun sequence, a genomic segment contains:
- the LOC126702039 gene encoding protection of telomeres protein 1b-like isoform X4 codes for MLWYILVMKTHCGEVNAVFNKRFSSFALYEGNGGEDCLPYQVSSKFRPRDLDKTFIKGLRKWLVDFQLDEGLTKFLFLREIKQEERVNLICKIVHICEVAKDEWMAFLWDGTDAPPISLPTKLDDEMNNPAPLQLEPVPLPGDVLCTFPTIGTILRVIFDQGMQKHLLRFLHTGKWVKFVNILCEVHSGLWRGVFTPFTKLQYTPNEDHLVSAWQRLYNERLSLKWGRIPYSSFPWPSNITVVDYDNVPFVTLRDVLSYSKVTAKFKCVARVVAAFPWQAEDFLSPLGTYRIRLTLEDPTARIHAFLYGEDGEKFFGGYPSVDALTQKLNKLLGLTVSDNGKQMNNSPRNPPWVQFCLKSYYLSKTEVWGSRHYRIFDTKVVE; via the exons ATGTTGTGGTACATCCTAGTT ATGAAAACTCATTGTGGGGAAGTGAATGCTGTTTTCAATAAGaggttttcttcttttgctttatATGAAGGGAACGGTGGTGAAGACTGTCTTCCTTATCaagtttcttcaaaatttcGCCCAAGAGACCTTGACAAGACTTTTATAAAAGGCCTGCGTAAATGGTTGGTTGATTTTCAGCTTGATGAAG GGCTGACTAAGTTCTTGTTTTTGAGAGAAATCAAACAAGAAGAACGCGTTAATTTGATATGCAAG ATAGTTCATATCTGTGAGGTTGCTAAAGATGAGTGGATGGCATTTCTTTGGGATGGAACTGATGCTCCACCAATTAGTCTTCCTACAAA GCTAGATGATGAAATGAATAACCCTGCTCCTTTACAATTGGAACCCGTGCCCCTGCCTGGAGATGTATTATGTACTTTTCCTACCATTGGAACCATCTTAAGGGTGATCTTTGACCAAGGCATGCAGAAGCATCTCCTCCGCTTTCTACATACTGGAAAATGGGTAAAATTTGTGAACATACTTTGCGAAGTGCATTCAGGATTATGGCGTGGTGTCTTTACGCCTTTCACAAAGCTTCAATATACGCCAAATGAGGACCATCTTGTATCAGCATGGCAAAG GTTATATAATGAGCGGTTATCACTGAAATGGGGACGGATTCCATACTCGAGCTTTCCATGGCCTTCAAATATTACAG TGGTAGATTATGACAATGTGCCATTTGTTACATTAAGGGATGTTCTCAGCTACTCAAAG GTAACAGCAAAATTCAAGTGTGTAGCCCGAGTTGTAGCAGCATTTCCATGGCAGGCTGAGGACTTCCTCTCTCCACTTGGGACTTACAGGATCAGGTTGACCCTAGAGGATCCAACTGCCAGAATCCATGCTTTTTTGTATGGTGAAGATGGG GAGAAATTCTTTGGTGGTTATCCCTCCGTGGATGCATTGACACAGAAGCTAAACAAATTACTTGGACTAACTGTAAGTGATAATGGCAAGCAAATgaacaattctccaagaaatcCACCATGGGTACAGTTTTGCCTGAAATCCTATTACCTCTCTAAAACTGAAGTTTGGGGAAGTAGACACTACAGAATCTTTGACACCAAGGTGGTTGAGTAG
- the LOC126702039 gene encoding protection of telomeres protein 1b-like isoform X2, which yields MVDDDYKFLQIRDAITSINQKVNLIGVIFEIGFPKQTKGTDCFCTLKIIDESRSKPGISVNFFAESMEMLPHVASAGDIIQLSHVVVHPSWNGGEDCLPYQVSSKFRPRDLDKTFIKGLRKWLVDFQLDEGLTKFLFLREIKQEERVNLICKIVHICEVAKDEWMAFLWDGTDAPPISLPTKLDDEMNNPAPLQLEPVPLPGDVLCTFPTIGTILRVIFDQGMQKHLLRFLHTGKWVKFVNILCEVHSGLWRGVFTPFTKLQYTPNEDHLVSAWQRLYNERLSLKWGRIPYSSFPWPSNITVVDYDNVPFVTLRDVLSYSKVTAKFKCVARVVAAFPWQAEDFLSPLGTYRIRLTLEDPTARIHAFLYGEDGEKFFGGYPSVDALTQKLNKLLGLTVSDNGKQMNNSPRNPPWVQFCLKSYYLSKTEVWGSRHYRIFDTKVVE from the exons atggtggaTGATGACTACAAGTTCCTTCAAATAAGGGACGCCATTACTTCCATAAACCAGAAGGTGAACCTCATCGGCGTCATCTTCGAGATCGGTTTCCCTAAGCAAACCAAGGGCactg ATTGCTTTTGCACACTAAAAATAATTGATGAATCACGCTCGAAACCTGGGATTTCAgtcaatttttttgctgaaagtatggAAATGCTTCCCCACGTTGCGTCAGCTGGGGATATAATTCAGCTTTCTCATGTTGTGGTACATCCTAGTT GGAACGGTGGTGAAGACTGTCTTCCTTATCaagtttcttcaaaatttcGCCCAAGAGACCTTGACAAGACTTTTATAAAAGGCCTGCGTAAATGGTTGGTTGATTTTCAGCTTGATGAAG GGCTGACTAAGTTCTTGTTTTTGAGAGAAATCAAACAAGAAGAACGCGTTAATTTGATATGCAAG ATAGTTCATATCTGTGAGGTTGCTAAAGATGAGTGGATGGCATTTCTTTGGGATGGAACTGATGCTCCACCAATTAGTCTTCCTACAAA GCTAGATGATGAAATGAATAACCCTGCTCCTTTACAATTGGAACCCGTGCCCCTGCCTGGAGATGTATTATGTACTTTTCCTACCATTGGAACCATCTTAAGGGTGATCTTTGACCAAGGCATGCAGAAGCATCTCCTCCGCTTTCTACATACTGGAAAATGGGTAAAATTTGTGAACATACTTTGCGAAGTGCATTCAGGATTATGGCGTGGTGTCTTTACGCCTTTCACAAAGCTTCAATATACGCCAAATGAGGACCATCTTGTATCAGCATGGCAAAG GTTATATAATGAGCGGTTATCACTGAAATGGGGACGGATTCCATACTCGAGCTTTCCATGGCCTTCAAATATTACAG TGGTAGATTATGACAATGTGCCATTTGTTACATTAAGGGATGTTCTCAGCTACTCAAAG GTAACAGCAAAATTCAAGTGTGTAGCCCGAGTTGTAGCAGCATTTCCATGGCAGGCTGAGGACTTCCTCTCTCCACTTGGGACTTACAGGATCAGGTTGACCCTAGAGGATCCAACTGCCAGAATCCATGCTTTTTTGTATGGTGAAGATGGG GAGAAATTCTTTGGTGGTTATCCCTCCGTGGATGCATTGACACAGAAGCTAAACAAATTACTTGGACTAACTGTAAGTGATAATGGCAAGCAAATgaacaattctccaagaaatcCACCATGGGTACAGTTTTGCCTGAAATCCTATTACCTCTCTAAAACTGAAGTTTGGGGAAGTAGACACTACAGAATCTTTGACACCAAGGTGGTTGAGTAG
- the LOC126702039 gene encoding protection of telomeres protein 1b-like isoform X5 has protein sequence MKTHCGEVNAVFNKRFSSFALYEGNGGEDCLPYQVSSKFRPRDLDKTFIKGLRKWLVDFQLDEGLTKFLFLREIKQEERVNLICKIVHICEVAKDEWMAFLWDGTDAPPISLPTKLDDEMNNPAPLQLEPVPLPGDVLCTFPTIGTILRVIFDQGMQKHLLRFLHTGKWVKFVNILCEVHSGLWRGVFTPFTKLQYTPNEDHLVSAWQRLYNERLSLKWGRIPYSSFPWPSNITVVDYDNVPFVTLRDVLSYSKVTAKFKCVARVVAAFPWQAEDFLSPLGTYRIRLTLEDPTARIHAFLYGEDGEKFFGGYPSVDALTQKLNKLLGLTVSDNGKQMNNSPRNPPWVQFCLKSYYLSKTEVWGSRHYRIFDTKVVE, from the exons ATGAAAACTCATTGTGGGGAAGTGAATGCTGTTTTCAATAAGaggttttcttcttttgctttatATGAAGGGAACGGTGGTGAAGACTGTCTTCCTTATCaagtttcttcaaaatttcGCCCAAGAGACCTTGACAAGACTTTTATAAAAGGCCTGCGTAAATGGTTGGTTGATTTTCAGCTTGATGAAG GGCTGACTAAGTTCTTGTTTTTGAGAGAAATCAAACAAGAAGAACGCGTTAATTTGATATGCAAG ATAGTTCATATCTGTGAGGTTGCTAAAGATGAGTGGATGGCATTTCTTTGGGATGGAACTGATGCTCCACCAATTAGTCTTCCTACAAA GCTAGATGATGAAATGAATAACCCTGCTCCTTTACAATTGGAACCCGTGCCCCTGCCTGGAGATGTATTATGTACTTTTCCTACCATTGGAACCATCTTAAGGGTGATCTTTGACCAAGGCATGCAGAAGCATCTCCTCCGCTTTCTACATACTGGAAAATGGGTAAAATTTGTGAACATACTTTGCGAAGTGCATTCAGGATTATGGCGTGGTGTCTTTACGCCTTTCACAAAGCTTCAATATACGCCAAATGAGGACCATCTTGTATCAGCATGGCAAAG GTTATATAATGAGCGGTTATCACTGAAATGGGGACGGATTCCATACTCGAGCTTTCCATGGCCTTCAAATATTACAG TGGTAGATTATGACAATGTGCCATTTGTTACATTAAGGGATGTTCTCAGCTACTCAAAG GTAACAGCAAAATTCAAGTGTGTAGCCCGAGTTGTAGCAGCATTTCCATGGCAGGCTGAGGACTTCCTCTCTCCACTTGGGACTTACAGGATCAGGTTGACCCTAGAGGATCCAACTGCCAGAATCCATGCTTTTTTGTATGGTGAAGATGGG GAGAAATTCTTTGGTGGTTATCCCTCCGTGGATGCATTGACACAGAAGCTAAACAAATTACTTGGACTAACTGTAAGTGATAATGGCAAGCAAATgaacaattctccaagaaatcCACCATGGGTACAGTTTTGCCTGAAATCCTATTACCTCTCTAAAACTGAAGTTTGGGGAAGTAGACACTACAGAATCTTTGACACCAAGGTGGTTGAGTAG
- the LOC126702039 gene encoding protection of telomeres protein 1b-like isoform X1: MVDDDYKFLQIRDAITSINQKVNLIGVIFEIGFPKQTKGTDCFCTLKIIDESRSKPGISVNFFAESMEMLPHVASAGDIIQLSHVVMKTHCGEVNAVFNKRFSSFALYEGNGGEDCLPYQVSSKFRPRDLDKTFIKGLRKWLVDFQLDEGLTKFLFLREIKQEERVNLICKIVHICEVAKDEWMAFLWDGTDAPPISLPTKLDDEMNNPAPLQLEPVPLPGDVLCTFPTIGTILRVIFDQGMQKHLLRFLHTGKWVKFVNILCEVHSGLWRGVFTPFTKLQYTPNEDHLVSAWQRLYNERLSLKWGRIPYSSFPWPSNITVVDYDNVPFVTLRDVLSYSKVTAKFKCVARVVAAFPWQAEDFLSPLGTYRIRLTLEDPTARIHAFLYGEDGEKFFGGYPSVDALTQKLNKLLGLTVSDNGKQMNNSPRNPPWVQFCLKSYYLSKTEVWGSRHYRIFDTKVVE; the protein is encoded by the exons atggtggaTGATGACTACAAGTTCCTTCAAATAAGGGACGCCATTACTTCCATAAACCAGAAGGTGAACCTCATCGGCGTCATCTTCGAGATCGGTTTCCCTAAGCAAACCAAGGGCactg ATTGCTTTTGCACACTAAAAATAATTGATGAATCACGCTCGAAACCTGGGATTTCAgtcaatttttttgctgaaagtatggAAATGCTTCCCCACGTTGCGTCAGCTGGGGATATAATTCAGCTTTCTCATGTTGTG ATGAAAACTCATTGTGGGGAAGTGAATGCTGTTTTCAATAAGaggttttcttcttttgctttatATGAAGGGAACGGTGGTGAAGACTGTCTTCCTTATCaagtttcttcaaaatttcGCCCAAGAGACCTTGACAAGACTTTTATAAAAGGCCTGCGTAAATGGTTGGTTGATTTTCAGCTTGATGAAG GGCTGACTAAGTTCTTGTTTTTGAGAGAAATCAAACAAGAAGAACGCGTTAATTTGATATGCAAG ATAGTTCATATCTGTGAGGTTGCTAAAGATGAGTGGATGGCATTTCTTTGGGATGGAACTGATGCTCCACCAATTAGTCTTCCTACAAA GCTAGATGATGAAATGAATAACCCTGCTCCTTTACAATTGGAACCCGTGCCCCTGCCTGGAGATGTATTATGTACTTTTCCTACCATTGGAACCATCTTAAGGGTGATCTTTGACCAAGGCATGCAGAAGCATCTCCTCCGCTTTCTACATACTGGAAAATGGGTAAAATTTGTGAACATACTTTGCGAAGTGCATTCAGGATTATGGCGTGGTGTCTTTACGCCTTTCACAAAGCTTCAATATACGCCAAATGAGGACCATCTTGTATCAGCATGGCAAAG GTTATATAATGAGCGGTTATCACTGAAATGGGGACGGATTCCATACTCGAGCTTTCCATGGCCTTCAAATATTACAG TGGTAGATTATGACAATGTGCCATTTGTTACATTAAGGGATGTTCTCAGCTACTCAAAG GTAACAGCAAAATTCAAGTGTGTAGCCCGAGTTGTAGCAGCATTTCCATGGCAGGCTGAGGACTTCCTCTCTCCACTTGGGACTTACAGGATCAGGTTGACCCTAGAGGATCCAACTGCCAGAATCCATGCTTTTTTGTATGGTGAAGATGGG GAGAAATTCTTTGGTGGTTATCCCTCCGTGGATGCATTGACACAGAAGCTAAACAAATTACTTGGACTAACTGTAAGTGATAATGGCAAGCAAATgaacaattctccaagaaatcCACCATGGGTACAGTTTTGCCTGAAATCCTATTACCTCTCTAAAACTGAAGTTTGGGGAAGTAGACACTACAGAATCTTTGACACCAAGGTGGTTGAGTAG
- the LOC126702039 gene encoding protection of telomeres protein 1b-like isoform X3: MEMLPHVASAGDIIQLSHVVMKTHCGEVNAVFNKRFSSFALYEGNGGEDCLPYQVSSKFRPRDLDKTFIKGLRKWLVDFQLDEGLTKFLFLREIKQEERVNLICKIVHICEVAKDEWMAFLWDGTDAPPISLPTKLDDEMNNPAPLQLEPVPLPGDVLCTFPTIGTILRVIFDQGMQKHLLRFLHTGKWVKFVNILCEVHSGLWRGVFTPFTKLQYTPNEDHLVSAWQRLYNERLSLKWGRIPYSSFPWPSNITVVDYDNVPFVTLRDVLSYSKVTAKFKCVARVVAAFPWQAEDFLSPLGTYRIRLTLEDPTARIHAFLYGEDGEKFFGGYPSVDALTQKLNKLLGLTVSDNGKQMNNSPRNPPWVQFCLKSYYLSKTEVWGSRHYRIFDTKVVE, from the exons atggAAATGCTTCCCCACGTTGCGTCAGCTGGGGATATAATTCAGCTTTCTCATGTTGTG ATGAAAACTCATTGTGGGGAAGTGAATGCTGTTTTCAATAAGaggttttcttcttttgctttatATGAAGGGAACGGTGGTGAAGACTGTCTTCCTTATCaagtttcttcaaaatttcGCCCAAGAGACCTTGACAAGACTTTTATAAAAGGCCTGCGTAAATGGTTGGTTGATTTTCAGCTTGATGAAG GGCTGACTAAGTTCTTGTTTTTGAGAGAAATCAAACAAGAAGAACGCGTTAATTTGATATGCAAG ATAGTTCATATCTGTGAGGTTGCTAAAGATGAGTGGATGGCATTTCTTTGGGATGGAACTGATGCTCCACCAATTAGTCTTCCTACAAA GCTAGATGATGAAATGAATAACCCTGCTCCTTTACAATTGGAACCCGTGCCCCTGCCTGGAGATGTATTATGTACTTTTCCTACCATTGGAACCATCTTAAGGGTGATCTTTGACCAAGGCATGCAGAAGCATCTCCTCCGCTTTCTACATACTGGAAAATGGGTAAAATTTGTGAACATACTTTGCGAAGTGCATTCAGGATTATGGCGTGGTGTCTTTACGCCTTTCACAAAGCTTCAATATACGCCAAATGAGGACCATCTTGTATCAGCATGGCAAAG GTTATATAATGAGCGGTTATCACTGAAATGGGGACGGATTCCATACTCGAGCTTTCCATGGCCTTCAAATATTACAG TGGTAGATTATGACAATGTGCCATTTGTTACATTAAGGGATGTTCTCAGCTACTCAAAG GTAACAGCAAAATTCAAGTGTGTAGCCCGAGTTGTAGCAGCATTTCCATGGCAGGCTGAGGACTTCCTCTCTCCACTTGGGACTTACAGGATCAGGTTGACCCTAGAGGATCCAACTGCCAGAATCCATGCTTTTTTGTATGGTGAAGATGGG GAGAAATTCTTTGGTGGTTATCCCTCCGTGGATGCATTGACACAGAAGCTAAACAAATTACTTGGACTAACTGTAAGTGATAATGGCAAGCAAATgaacaattctccaagaaatcCACCATGGGTACAGTTTTGCCTGAAATCCTATTACCTCTCTAAAACTGAAGTTTGGGGAAGTAGACACTACAGAATCTTTGACACCAAGGTGGTTGAGTAG